The genomic interval TGAAATATATACACGAATCATTTCTGGATTATAACTAGAGCCCCCCTTTTTCTGGATCCATCTCACATCAATAACCCGACCCCTACCGCCTATAGGTAGTTTTAGACAAGTTTCTTTTGAAGTAGATACCTGAATGCCAAGTATGGCTCGTAATAATCTATCTTCCGGGGCATAGGAAGATTCTTTCACCATCTGAGGCGTTAATTTACCTACTAAAATATCACCCGTTTCTACCCAAGATCCCAACATCACAATTCCGCTTTTGTCTAAATTGCGGAGTAAATGGGCTTCTAAGTGGGGTATTTCATTAGTGACCCTTTCAGGACCTTGGCTTGTCACATGAGTCTGAATTTCATATTTCCGTATGTGAAAAGAAGTATAAATATCTTCATATACTAAACGCTCGCTAATGAGTACTGCATCTTCAAAATTGTAACCTTCCCATGGCATATAAGCTACTAATACGTTTTTTCCCAAAGAAAGTTCGCCACCAACCGTAGCAGCAGCATCGGCTAAAATTTGTCCCTTTTTAATGCATTTACCCCGCTGAACCCGTGGTTTTTGGTGCATACAAGTATTTTTGTTGGAACGTTGATACATAACTAATGGAATGCTTAGAGTACCCCCATTACCTGATAAAAGGATTTTGTCCGTATCGGTATAAAGGACCTTTCCCTCTCGTTCGGCTATAGAAAGAGCCCCTGAATCTAGAGCTGCTTGTTGTTCCAACCCAGTTCCAACAATGCATTTCTCGGATCGAGAAAGGGGAACTGCTTGACGTTGCATATTTGAACTCATTAAAGCCCGATTCGCATCATTATGTTCAATAAAAGGAATGAGGGAAGCTCCAATAGAAAAATATTGGAAAGGAAAAATACTTCGAAGATGAACCTGTTCCCATGCAATAGTCAGGAATTCTTGACGGTATCGAGCTGGAACAACCTGTTTTTCCTGAATATCTTGATTTAAGGCCAAAGAATTCCCTGCCGCTACCTTATAGTATTCATCTCTACCCGGCAATAAAAAAAGCACCCGTCTCTCAGAAATTTCATAAAATGGGCTTTCTAGAAATCCCCAATGGCCAATCCTCGCATGAATTGATAAGGATCCAATAAGTCCAACATTAATTCCTTCAGATGTGTCAATTGGGCAAATACGCCCATAGTGACTGGGATGGATATCTCGTATCCGAAAATTAGCAGTTCGCCCTGTTAGTCCTCCAGGGCCCAAATAACTCAATTTTCTCCCATGAACTATTTGTGTCAACGGATTGGTTCCATCCAAAACTTGAGATAATGGGTGTAAACCAAAAAAAGACTCATAAGTAGTTGTTAATGGAGTTGAAGTTACCAAATTTTGAGGGGTCGGTATCAATTTATGTCGAATTGCTCCACATATAGTTCCTCGAACAGCATTTTCTAAACGAACCAGAGCCAACCCGAATTGATCTTGTAAAAGATCCGCTACAGAACGAATACGTTTATTTTTCAAATGATTCATATCGTCAAGTGTACCCATTCCAAATTTGAGTCCAATCAAATGATCGGCGGCTGCCAATATATCTCGTGGTAACAAAAATGGGTTGTTCTGAGGGATATCAAGGTTCAGTCTTCGGTTCATATTTCGTCGACCAATCCGTCCTAATTCACATCTTTGTTGAAAGAATTTTTTTTGTAATTCCTTACATAAGGATTCAGAAAATACCGGATCTCCGCCTACACAAGCAAATTGTTGATAAAACTCTAAAATGGCATTCTCTTTTGACCCAATTTTTTTTCTCTCCTTATCATTCAGAAAAGACAAAAAAATTTCAGGATAGCAAACATTCTCTAGAATTTCTCTTAGATTCGAACCCATAGCTGATGATAAAACTAGAATAGATATTTTTTGTTTCCTACTCACACGAGCCCATATCCTTGCTTTTCTATCAATCTCTAATTCTG from Coffea arabica chloroplast, complete genome carries:
- the rpoB gene encoding RNA polymerase beta subunit (one of four subunits of the minimal PEP RNA polymerase catalytic core); translation: MLGDGNEGMATIPGFNQIQFEGFCRFIDQGLAEELYKFPKIEDTDQEIEFQLFVETYQLVEPLIKERDAVYELLTYSSELYVSAGLIWKTGRDMQEQTIFIGNIPLMNSLGTFIVNGVYRILINQILQSPGIYYRSELDHNGISVYTGTIISDWGGRSELEIDRKARIWARVSRKQKISILVLSSAMGSNLREILENVCYPEIFLSFLNDKERKKIGSKENAILEFYQQFACVGGDPVFSESLCKELQKKFFQQRCELGRIGRRNMNRRLNLDIPQNNPFLLPRDILAAADHLIGLKFGMGTLDDMNHLKNKRIRSVADLLQDQFGLALVRLENAVRGTICGAIRHKLIPTPQNLVTSTPLTTTYESFFGLHPLSQVLDGTNPLTQIVHGRKLSYLGPGGLTGRTANFRIRDIHPSHYGRICPIDTSEGINVGLIGSLSIHARIGHWGFLESPFYEISERRVLFLLPGRDEYYKVAAGNSLALNQDIQEKQVVPARYRQEFLTIAWEQVHLRSIFPFQYFSIGASLIPFIEHNDANRALMSSNMQRQAVPLSRSEKCIVGTGLEQQAALDSGALSIAEREGKVLYTDTDKILLSGNGGTLSIPLVMYQRSNKNTCMHQKPRVQRGKCIKKGQILADAAATVGGELSLGKNVLVAYMPWEGYNFEDAVLISERLVYEDIYTSFHIRKYEIQTHVTSQGPERVTNEIPHLEAHLLRNLDKSGIVMLGSWVETGDILVGKLTPQMVKESSYAPEDRLLRAILGIQVSTSKETCLKLPIGGRGRVIDVRWIQKKGGSSYNPEMIRVYISQKREIKVGDKVAGRHGNKGIISKILTRQDMPYLQDGRPVDMVFNPLGVPSRMNVGQIFECSLGLAGSLLDRHYRIAPFDERYEQEASRKLVFSELYQASKQTANPWVFEAEYPGKSRIFDGRTGNPFEQPVLIGKPYILKLIHQVDDKIHGRSSGHYALVTQQPLRGRAKQGGQRVGEMEVWALEGFGVAHILQEMLTYKSDHIRARQEVLGTTIVGGTIPNPEDAPESFRLLVRELRSLALELKHFLISEKNFRIHRKEA